The following are encoded in a window of Onthophagus taurus isolate NC chromosome 3, IU_Otau_3.0, whole genome shotgun sequence genomic DNA:
- the LOC139429442 gene encoding uncharacterized protein — protein sequence MVDDIVTVCICKQKRERHVNLLVVSDNFGNNHYCWIKNLSRLINTQSSTHEHQRYICEGCLQYFSTEDKLVRHQMDDCKKVKATVPSEQIKVNKFGHLEKENVLQFEGFEKKMKVPFVVYADFEAILKPLTPEEGKVYDDNKPYTARCFEHEPYAFAYYIKCAYDDNLSKFRIYRGRNAALEFIIRLEKDVIEIYKQHLRQTKDMIPLSCLDQFVHELSSVCHICDKPINKEEKVCDHDHLTGLYRGPAHSVCNINYKLPMFIPVFFHNLSNYDAHMFVKSIALNKEEVEVIAQNKEKYISFSKKIVVGETTDNKGKKRKVFMKIRFVDSFRFMASSLEKLVSYLDDKDCVEVKKKFKDSEEFRLMRQKGVFPYSFVDSFEKLEYSKLPDHTQFYDILSSSNISKEQYSRAQTVWNKFKCTTLGEYSDLYLTSDVLMLTDVFENFRTISLENYNLDPCHYYTAPGFGWDALLKMTGVKLELLSDIDMLHFFKKGIRGGLCMCVKRSAIANNKFLDDFNPEKPSSYILYLDATNLYGYAMSCKLPTGGFRWLSNQEIADIDVECLDDEHLGYVFEVDLEYPERLHNQHDDLPFCPENIIAPGSKHPKLIANLQNKSKYIIHYVNLRECVKKGLKLTKIHRALQFQQSPWMKPYIDFNSEKRMNATNEFGKNHYKQMNNIVYGKTMENVENRVDIRLVSHWENRYRRPGAEALIAKPTFKSSKIFCHNLAAIEMQKVEVKYNKPLYVGFSVLELSKAVIYNFFYNFLKEKYGENVLLLYTDTDSLILEIFTENVYQDIKENIEMFDTSNYKLNNRHNIPPGPPIVGKMKDEYPNTILTSFYGTGAKAYCINTLEGVVKRAKGVKKYVIDKNLSVSEYKRIIEDGGSVRKKMYVFRSSYHTMYTELKNKVALSAHDDKRYVMEDGCHTLAWGNYLIEDLRREDLLDNLLELLNVNMYG from the coding sequence ATGGTAGATGATATTGTaactgtatgtatatgtaaacaGAAACGGGAGCGTCATGTAAACTTATTAGTAGTCAGCGACAATTTCGGGAATAACCactattgttggataaaaaacttatctcgACTGATAAATACACAATCATCGACTCATGAACATCAAAGATATATTTGTGAGGGTTGTTTGCAATACTTTTCAACTGAAGACAAGTTGGTACGACATCAGATGGATGActgtaaaaaagtgaaagCAACAGTACCAAGCgaacaaataaaagtgaatAAGTTCGGACATctagaaaaggaaaatgttttacaatttgaaggatttgaaaaaaaaatgaaagttccGTTTGTGGTGTACGCCGATTTCGAGGCGATTCTGAAACCCTTAACGCCCGAAGAAGGAAAAGTTTACGATGATAATAAACCATATACGGCCCGATGTTTTGAACACGAACCATACGCGTTTGCGTACTACATTAAGTGTGCTTACGATGATAACTTATCGAAATTCCGAATATACCGAGGGCGAAACGCTGCTCtggaatttattataagattggagaaggatgtaatagagatctataaacaacatttgaggCAAACAAAGGATATGATACCGCTAAGCTGTCTGGACCAATTTGTACATGAACTGAGTTCCGTATGTCACATTTGTGATAAACcaataaacaaagaagagaAAGTGTGTGATCACGATCACTTGACAGGATTGTATAGGGGTCCTGCGCATTCCGTctgcaatataaattataaattaccgaTGTTTATCCCTGTGTTTTTCCACAACCTGTCGAATTACGATGCCCACATGTTTGTGAAAAGTATTGCCCTAAACAAGGAGGAagtagaggtgatagcacaaaacaaagaaaaatatatttctttttccaaaaaaatagttgtCGGAGAAACAACCGATAACAAGGGAAAGAAACGCAaagtgtttatgaaaataagattCGTCGACTCGTTTAGATTTATGGCGAGTTCTTTGGAAAAGTTGGTTTCATATTTGGATGATAAGGATTGTGtggaagtgaaaaaaaaattcaaagactCTGAAGAATTTAGATTGATGCGCCAGAAAGGTGTATTTCCATATTCGTTCGTAGATTCGTTTGAAAAGTTGGAGTATAGTAAATTGCCTGATCATACACAGTTTTACGACATATTGAGTTCAAGTAATATTTCAAAGGAACAATACTCTAGAGCACAGACTgtatggaataaatttaagtgtACAACGTTGGGAGAATACAGTGACCTGTATTTGACGTCAGATGTGTTAATGTTGACTGAcgtctttgaaaatttcaggaCAATATCTTTGGAGAATTACAATCTGGATCCTTGCCATTATTATACTGCGCCCGGGTTTGGGTGGGATGCTCTGTTAAAAATGAcaggtgtaaaattagaattgttaTCAGACATTGACAtgttacacttttttaagaaagGAATTAGAGGCGGTCTCTGTATGTGTGTAAAACGATCTGCAATAGCAAACAACAAGTTCCTTGACGATTTTAACCCGGAAAAACCATCATCATATATTCTATACTTGGACGCTACCAATTTGTATGGGTATGCAATGAGTTGTAAATTACCAACAGGCGGTTTTCGATGGTTGTCGAACCAAGAAATAGCAGATATAGATGTGGAGTGTTTAGATGATGAACACCTTGGTTATGTCTTTGAAGTGGATTTGGAGTATCCCGAAAGGTTACACAACCAGCATGATGATCTACCGTTTTGTCCCGAAAATATAATCGCTCCCGGATCGAAGCATCCTAAGTTGATTGCgaacttacaaaataaatcgaaatacatAATTCACTATGTAAACCTACGTGAATGTGTGAAAAAAGGTCTTAAGCTAACCAAAATACACCGTGCATTGCAATTTCAACAATCGCCGTGGATGAAACcatatatcgattttaactctgaGAAACGAATGAATGCTACGAATGAATTTgggaaaaatcattataaacaaatgaataatatcgTGTATGGGAAAACgatggaaaatgttgaaaatagagtCGATATACGATTAGTGTCACATTGGGAGAATCGTTACAGGAGACCCGGTGCAGAAGCTCTTATCGCAAAGCCGACTTTCAagtcatcgaaaattttctgccatAATTTGGCAGCCATTGAAATGCAGAAGGTGGAGGTCAAATATAACAAACCTCTGTATGTAGGGTTTAGCGTACTGGAATTGTCGAAAGCGgtcatttataactttttttataattttttaaaagagaaatatggtgaaaacgtattattgttatatacaGATACGGATTCGTTAATTCTCGAAATATTTACTGAGAATGTATACCaggatatcaaagaaaatatagagaTGTTCGATACCTCTAATTACAAGTTAAACAACAGACATAATATTCCTCCAGGGCCGCCGATAGTtggaaaaatgaaagatgagTACCCAAATACGATATTAACATCGTTTTATGGTACAGGAGCTAAAGCTTAttgtattaacactttggaaggAGTTGTCAAGCGTGCCAAGGGTGTGAAAAAGtatgttatcgataaaaacttAAGTGTTTCAGAATATAAACGGATTATCGAAGATGGAGGTTCTGTGCGAAAAAAGATGTATGTCTTTCGCTCCTCCTATCACACGATGTATACAGAACTAAAGAATAAAGTGGCGCTCTCTGCACATGACGATAAACGTTACGTGATGGAGGATGGATGTCATACGTTAGCTTGGGGAAACTATCTTATTGAAGATCTACGCAGGGAAGATCTTTTGGACAACTTATTGGAGTTGTTAAACGTAAACATGTATGGCTAG